The following nucleotide sequence is from Candidatus Bipolaricaulis sibiricus.
CTCGGGCGTGCCCGCTCGCCGGGAGCTCCGTCTGCTTCGACCGCCGGTTCCTAATGCGCCACATGCCGAAGCTCGAGGCCCACCTCAGCTACCGCCAGATTGACGTGAGCTCGCTCAAGGAGCTCGTCCGGCGCTGGTACCCCCACAAGGCGCCGCCGAACGGTTCCGAGGCCAAGCACCGGGCGTTGCCCGACATCCTGGAGTCGATCGAGGAGCTGCGCCGCTACCGGGCGGAGGTATTCGTTCCCCCGGCGGGGCCCCTGCAGCTTCCCCTCGACTAGATCTCGACGAGCTCGAGGTCGCGGGCCGAGTGGATCGCCGTGCCGGGACGTAGCACCGCAACCCGCCGGAGGGTGCCCCCGTAGGCCTGCGACGTGAAGAGCGTCAGGCAACGGTCGCCGTAGAGGTAGGTGGGGGAACCTGGCTGATGCGACCGGACGAGGACTGCGATCCCGAGGCGAGCAATGACCTCCGCGAAGTAGTCCCGGCCGAACGCGGGACGCCCCGTGTCCCCGGCTCCGAACGCGTACCCGGGGGCGTCGACCCAGTCGCCCCACGTGGTCGCCCGCCACGCCGGAGAACCAAGCGGGAGGCGCGCGATCTCTCCCAGATCGCCGACGTCGGGGAGGGCCCCGTGGAGGGCGAGGACCCCCGCTGGGTGGTGGGCGGCCAGCGGAAGGGCGGCCAGAACCTCCTCGAGCGCCTTCGCCTCGGGGGGGGAGAGCTGCTCCCAGAAGTCAGCCGGCGAGAACCGCTG
It contains:
- a CDS encoding 3'-to-5' oligoribonuclease (orn); this encodes MWIDLETTGLDPETSVILEIAAVITDKHLNVLSQESLVIHHPNDALVGLDEWVQTQHQASGLLDEVRRSAVGLTQAEERVLGLVAARCPPRACPLAGSSVCFDRRFLMRHMPKLEAHLSYRQIDVSSLKELVRRWYPHKAPPNGSEAKHRALPDILESIEELRRYRAEVFVPPAGPLQLPLD